One window of Pseudacidobacterium ailaaui genomic DNA carries:
- a CDS encoding alpha/beta hydrolase family protein — MSLSHDNIVMTNDRKTFASFAICLSLIVVIPLSAQTSSEQLQKWRNEIRHALFVPASLPALNPNTWSSFSPAPGVIADRVTYTTEYGMLVPAIVYRPANARKKAPGIIVVNGHGADKASWYSWYTGILFAKAGAVVLTYDPIGEGERNDQHEDGTGEHDRIITVSGVAQRMGGLMQTDVMQAVSYLRNLPEVDSHRIAVLGFSMGSFVSAITGAIDPRIHAVLLTGGGDLDGSGGYWDSSHAVMCQAGPWRALAFLGDRPAVIYALNARRGPTFVMNGTSDTVVAIPEHGPQFFDDLRRRVIAMNGSPKNVFETWFDPGASHRPAWLLKPAAEWLNSVLHFPNWNPAGIQELPVIRIGDWAAMHDVHLSKSDLRPDRAAGLEAIDAAVPKLTLQQLTVLPTDAWLREKEHLVYSSWVRKAIADAEHGH; from the coding sequence TTGTCTCTGTCTCACGACAATATTGTCATGACCAATGATAGAAAGACCTTTGCTTCATTTGCCATCTGTTTGTCACTGATTGTGGTCATACCTCTTAGCGCACAGACTTCCTCAGAACAATTACAAAAATGGCGCAACGAAATCCGTCATGCTTTGTTTGTCCCGGCCTCCCTTCCTGCTCTCAATCCAAATACTTGGAGCAGCTTTTCTCCTGCTCCCGGCGTGATTGCTGATCGTGTTACCTATACAACCGAATATGGAATGCTCGTGCCGGCAATTGTTTACCGTCCTGCGAACGCCCGTAAAAAAGCTCCAGGCATCATCGTGGTTAATGGCCATGGCGCAGACAAAGCCAGCTGGTATTCCTGGTATACCGGCATTCTCTTTGCCAAGGCCGGGGCCGTCGTCCTCACTTATGACCCGATTGGCGAAGGTGAACGCAACGATCAACACGAAGACGGAACTGGCGAACATGACAGAATCATCACTGTTTCTGGTGTTGCACAACGGATGGGCGGTCTCATGCAGACGGATGTCATGCAGGCCGTCTCTTACCTGCGCAATCTTCCAGAAGTAGACAGCCACCGCATCGCCGTCCTCGGTTTTTCGATGGGATCTTTCGTAAGCGCAATCACCGGAGCCATTGATCCTCGCATTCATGCTGTGCTGCTTACTGGCGGTGGTGACCTTGACGGCTCCGGCGGATATTGGGATTCTAGCCATGCTGTTATGTGCCAGGCTGGTCCATGGCGCGCTCTTGCATTTCTTGGGGACCGACCTGCCGTGATCTATGCCCTGAATGCGCGGCGTGGTCCAACCTTTGTCATGAATGGGACCAGCGACACCGTCGTCGCGATTCCCGAACATGGACCTCAGTTCTTCGACGACCTTCGTCGGCGTGTTATTGCGATGAATGGATCCCCCAAAAATGTTTTTGAAACGTGGTTTGATCCGGGAGCCAGCCATCGTCCTGCCTGGCTGTTGAAACCTGCAGCAGAGTGGCTGAACAGCGTACTTCATTTCCCAAACTGGAATCCAGCGGGCATTCAGGAGCTTCCCGTGATCCGCATTGGCGACTGGGCGGCCATGCACGATGTGCATCTTAGCAAAAGCGACTTGCGCCCGGACCGCGCTGCGGGGTTGGAGGCCATAGACGCTGCTGTTCCAAAATTGACGCTTCAACAACTTACGGTGCTCCCCACGGATGCATGGCTGCGAGAAAAAGAACATTTGGTCTATTCGTCCTGGGTACGCAAAGCTATCGCAGACGCTGAGCATGGACATTGA
- a CDS encoding glycoside hydrolase family 28 protein, with amino-acid sequence MKRKASRGVCFFAAMFAAAPLLRAAVVCNPVTFGAKGDGTTKDTMAIQKAIDVCAAKGGGTVRLQNGTFLTGPIQLKSHITLEVDPGATLLGSQDRADYKEEEELREASVEPLIGAKNAEDITIRGGGTIDGNGKPWWDDVYSHRHMPDFVAAKRPRLILLDHCKHVLIENVTIQNSASWQVVPYYCDDVTIRNGKILAPAHSPNTDGIDPFSSHHVTISKMTIDVGDDNVAIKSGQPGSAGPDDPSTDITVTDCNFLHGHGMSIGSEIAGGVQNVRVARVYFKGTGNGVRIKSNRDRGADIGNFDFRDLTMENVGTAVLISMYYPKIPQNDSAQPLSRLTPRFHDIHISNLRATGVKEAGVIIGLPEMPITTITLDNVQLDAAKGMTISNATVIVRDFHVKAAEGQPVTLLTNAKLR; translated from the coding sequence ATGAAGAGAAAAGCAAGCCGAGGAGTGTGCTTCTTTGCTGCAATGTTTGCAGCGGCTCCCCTGCTGCGTGCAGCGGTTGTATGTAATCCGGTTACATTTGGGGCCAAAGGCGACGGGACCACCAAAGATACAATGGCGATTCAGAAGGCCATCGATGTATGCGCTGCCAAGGGCGGCGGGACAGTTCGCTTGCAAAATGGCACATTTCTTACGGGACCGATTCAATTGAAGAGCCATATCACTCTGGAAGTAGATCCCGGGGCTACGTTGTTGGGCAGCCAGGACCGTGCGGATTATAAGGAGGAAGAGGAATTGCGTGAAGCCTCGGTTGAGCCTCTCATCGGCGCCAAGAATGCTGAGGACATAACGATTCGTGGTGGAGGGACGATTGATGGAAATGGCAAGCCGTGGTGGGACGATGTCTATTCACACCGGCATATGCCTGACTTTGTAGCAGCAAAGAGGCCGCGGTTGATTCTGCTGGACCACTGCAAGCATGTACTGATTGAAAATGTGACGATCCAAAATTCCGCATCCTGGCAAGTCGTACCGTACTACTGCGATGATGTCACAATCCGCAATGGGAAGATCCTGGCACCGGCACACTCACCGAACACGGATGGCATCGATCCATTCTCATCCCATCATGTGACGATTTCGAAGATGACTATTGATGTGGGGGACGATAACGTAGCCATCAAGTCAGGACAACCGGGTTCTGCCGGACCGGATGATCCCAGCACAGATATTACTGTTACTGACTGCAACTTTCTGCATGGGCATGGAATGTCCATCGGAAGTGAAATTGCAGGCGGTGTGCAGAACGTGCGCGTCGCCAGAGTCTATTTCAAGGGTACTGGTAATGGTGTGCGCATCAAGTCTAACCGTGACCGGGGAGCAGATATTGGAAACTTTGATTTTCGTGATCTGACGATGGAGAATGTCGGCACGGCCGTACTGATCTCTATGTACTACCCAAAGATTCCTCAGAATGACAGCGCACAGCCCCTGTCACGGCTGACTCCGCGTTTTCACGATATCCATATTTCTAATCTCAGAGCGACAGGGGTAAAAGAAGCGGGCGTCATCATTGGTTTGCCGGAGATGCCCATTACTACGATCACGTTGGACAACGTGCAGCTCGACGCAGCAAAGGGCATGACCATCAGCAACGCCACGGTGATCGTACGGGACTTTCATGTGAAGGCAGCAGAAGGTCAACCTGTGACTCTGCTCACAAATGCAAAATTGCGATGA
- a CDS encoding pectinesterase family protein yields the protein MKKYLSSLVFVLLLSYAGSLHAQNTVHACAVLKAEHTISDASGATDTDRIQALLNECSPGRAVVLEAVGKKNAFFSRPLLLPRGVTLFIAHDVTLYASRNLRDYDLWPGSCGNANAKHTGCKPFLFAYQAAFSGVAGDGTIDGQNDKTLWSRLREQWKGPQHQGNAQGIVPDLVASYESQNFSVRGVHLNNAAGDSLAVYKTIALQAENVEIDAPHGSDGILLSNSPDARLSNLDIRVGGNAIDLRASILGGTSRVHIARIRVDGGEGLSLGDPEYGDVHDIHISDAMLKNADLKFDLRGTHGGSLRDVHLDCVRLRGNGASVVVQSESGTTRSQPASGEIQFNHVTFQGPELLKESGWQHGPNAACPGIHQTPAAVSWDVDTSTVSHTGTRSKLIVAQDGSGDYRSIQAAIDALPSTGGEIEVKPGVYREVVTIRKPHARLYGDDPDPKKTQIICSHTGPLNGGTFNSATVFVEADDDSISNITIANVAGSGKGQAVALSVTGDRAAFYNLRILGAQDTLFAASRYCYGDYGPCVPARQYFRSCYIAGNVDFIFGDAIAVFDHCELHGIPGRVMYTAQSRHTAEQKSAYLFDSCRLTADPGAQRIALGRPWRPYATVVYLHTQMDAPIIPAGWEEWPRFGVPSLPTSFYAEYDSTGPGADPKARGPYSHQLTATEAAQWSSRKWLAGEDGWDPQP from the coding sequence ATGAAAAAGTATCTGTCTTCACTCGTCTTTGTGCTGTTGCTCAGTTATGCCGGATCTTTACATGCACAGAACACAGTGCATGCATGTGCGGTGCTCAAGGCCGAGCATACAATCAGCGATGCGTCAGGGGCCACGGATACGGACCGGATACAGGCTTTGTTGAATGAATGCAGCCCAGGTAGGGCTGTTGTACTTGAAGCTGTCGGAAAGAAAAACGCATTTTTTTCTCGTCCATTGTTGCTGCCACGCGGCGTTACGTTATTCATCGCACATGACGTGACGCTATATGCTTCGCGCAATCTGAGAGACTACGACCTTTGGCCGGGCAGTTGCGGTAATGCAAACGCGAAACATACAGGTTGCAAGCCCTTTCTCTTTGCTTATCAGGCGGCATTCAGTGGCGTGGCCGGAGACGGTACCATCGATGGTCAGAATGATAAAACTCTATGGTCGCGCCTCCGTGAGCAATGGAAAGGACCTCAGCATCAGGGTAATGCACAGGGCATTGTTCCTGATCTAGTAGCATCCTATGAGTCACAGAACTTCAGCGTCCGCGGAGTTCACTTGAACAATGCTGCGGGTGACAGTCTGGCGGTATACAAGACCATCGCCCTGCAGGCAGAGAACGTCGAGATCGATGCGCCTCACGGATCCGATGGCATTCTGCTAAGCAATTCGCCCGATGCACGATTGAGCAATCTGGATATTCGCGTAGGCGGCAATGCGATTGATCTGCGCGCCAGCATTCTGGGCGGCACTTCCAGGGTTCATATCGCGAGAATACGCGTTGATGGAGGCGAAGGCCTTTCGCTTGGAGATCCGGAATATGGTGATGTGCATGATATTCACATTTCAGATGCAATGCTGAAGAATGCAGATCTTAAGTTTGATCTGCGTGGTACGCATGGAGGGTCATTGCGTGATGTGCATCTTGACTGTGTGCGCCTTCGAGGCAACGGCGCTTCTGTTGTGGTGCAATCGGAAAGCGGAACAACCAGGAGTCAACCTGCATCGGGGGAGATTCAATTCAACCATGTTACTTTTCAGGGCCCAGAATTGTTGAAAGAAAGCGGATGGCAGCATGGTCCAAATGCGGCATGTCCGGGAATACATCAGACGCCGGCTGCTGTTTCATGGGATGTGGATACCAGTACAGTCAGCCATACAGGTACACGATCTAAACTTATCGTTGCTCAGGACGGTAGTGGCGATTATCGCTCCATACAGGCAGCCATCGATGCGCTACCAAGTACAGGTGGCGAGATCGAAGTAAAACCTGGTGTTTATCGCGAAGTGGTCACGATCCGTAAACCCCACGCACGGCTTTACGGTGATGACCCGGACCCGAAGAAAACACAAATCATATGCAGTCACACTGGTCCGCTCAATGGGGGAACGTTTAATAGCGCAACCGTCTTCGTTGAAGCGGACGATGACAGTATCTCGAACATCACCATCGCAAACGTTGCAGGCAGTGGTAAGGGGCAAGCAGTCGCACTTTCCGTTACGGGTGACCGTGCGGCATTTTACAACCTGAGAATTCTGGGTGCGCAGGATACTCTCTTTGCCGCTAGCCGTTATTGTTATGGAGACTACGGGCCCTGTGTTCCAGCGCGCCAGTACTTTCGTAGTTGCTACATCGCAGGTAATGTGGACTTTATTTTTGGGGATGCCATTGCTGTTTTTGACCACTGCGAATTGCATGGCATTCCAGGACGTGTAATGTACACAGCGCAAAGTCGCCATACAGCGGAGCAAAAGAGCGCGTATCTTTTTGATTCCTGCCGTTTGACCGCTGATCCAGGTGCGCAACGGATTGCTCTCGGCCGTCCCTGGAGACCTTACGCGACGGTGGTGTATCTCCATACACAGATGGATGCTCCCATCATCCCGGCAGGATGGGAAGAATGGCCGCGCTTTGGAGTGCCGAGTCTTCCCACGTCCTTTTACGCAGAATACGATTCGACAGGCCCAGGCGCTGACCCGAAGGCACGTGGGCCATACTCACACCAGTTGACGGCCACAGAGGCGGCGCAATGGTCGTCACGCAAATGGCTTGCCGGAGAGGATGGATGGGACCCACAACCATGA
- a CDS encoding DUF5060 domain-containing protein: MGPTTMNRREWLKLSAGAALGVRSLIPPNLSAAEQQEEVEQWGVFEAAFHGPSSGNPFIDIRLAARFICQHRTVEVSGFYDGEGTYRVRFMPDIQGAWTFETESNAAELNGKRGGFRCIAPSSTNHGPVQVAHQYHFQYADGTPYFPFGTTCYSLAFLGEELENETLQTLKSSPFNKVRMCLLPKPLGNTKLFAYPFERDAAGKNDYMRPVPQYFRHIEQRIQELQKLGIEADIILFHPYDAWGFKAMPAEADDHYLRYAVARLSAYRNVWWSLANEYDLIKTKTPADWDRFFRIVVASDPYSHLRSIHYSVVQYDYSRSWVTHASLQNYQFDKAAEWRQAWRKPIIYDEIQYEGNIARRWGNLSAQEMTRRFWLAIVAGTYATHGETYMSTDGKPVWSDGGTLHGSSPERIGFLRRILEQSTRVGLNEFEGSYYLSAGTPNELYLWFFDYHQPAEYVFPLPENVLFRADLIDPWEMTIQPVAGTFSGKSKLQLPGKPYQAVRFRKIA; this comes from the coding sequence ATGGGACCCACAACCATGAACAGACGCGAATGGCTGAAACTAAGTGCTGGCGCAGCACTCGGAGTGCGTTCCCTAATTCCACCCAATCTTTCAGCTGCAGAGCAACAGGAGGAAGTGGAACAGTGGGGTGTGTTTGAAGCAGCGTTTCACGGGCCTTCGAGTGGAAACCCATTTATCGACATCAGGCTGGCAGCGCGTTTCATCTGCCAGCATCGCACAGTTGAAGTATCAGGCTTTTACGATGGGGAGGGAACGTATCGCGTCCGATTTATGCCGGACATACAAGGGGCCTGGACTTTTGAGACAGAAAGCAATGCAGCGGAGCTGAATGGTAAGCGAGGAGGCTTCCGTTGTATTGCACCTTCTTCCACAAACCATGGGCCGGTACAGGTCGCGCATCAGTATCACTTTCAGTATGCAGATGGCACGCCTTATTTTCCATTTGGTACAACGTGTTATTCACTGGCATTCCTGGGAGAAGAACTGGAAAATGAAACACTGCAAACGCTTAAATCTTCGCCATTCAATAAAGTCCGGATGTGCCTTTTGCCCAAACCGCTCGGCAATACAAAGTTATTTGCGTATCCATTTGAACGCGACGCAGCTGGGAAGAATGACTATATGCGGCCCGTGCCCCAATATTTTCGGCATATTGAGCAGCGTATCCAGGAACTGCAAAAGCTGGGCATCGAAGCGGACATCATTCTGTTCCATCCTTATGACGCTTGGGGATTCAAGGCCATGCCCGCAGAGGCAGACGACCACTATTTGCGGTATGCTGTCGCGCGACTTTCTGCTTACAGGAATGTATGGTGGTCGTTGGCCAATGAATACGATCTGATCAAAACCAAGACCCCTGCAGACTGGGACCGCTTCTTCCGCATTGTAGTGGCCTCTGATCCATATTCACATCTGCGTTCCATCCACTACAGTGTGGTCCAGTATGACTATTCCAGATCGTGGGTGACCCATGCCAGCCTGCAAAACTACCAGTTTGATAAAGCAGCAGAATGGCGTCAGGCCTGGCGAAAACCAATTATTTATGACGAAATCCAGTATGAGGGAAACATCGCGCGGCGCTGGGGCAATCTCTCTGCACAGGAGATGACACGGCGATTCTGGCTGGCCATTGTTGCTGGGACCTATGCGACGCACGGCGAAACCTACATGAGTACAGACGGCAAGCCGGTCTGGTCAGACGGCGGCACGCTGCACGGAAGCAGTCCGGAACGCATTGGGTTTTTACGCAGAATCCTGGAACAAAGTACACGGGTTGGCTTGAATGAATTTGAAGGCTCATATTATCTGTCTGCCGGCACGCCAAATGAACTGTATTTATGGTTTTTTGATTATCATCAGCCAGCAGAGTACGTGTTTCCTTTGCCAGAGAATGTGCTGTTTCGCGCGGACCTGATTGATCCGTGGGAGATGACCATCCAACCGGTGGCCGGTACGTTTTCTGGCAAATCGAAATTACAACTTCCGGGCAAACCATACCAAGCGGTGCGCTTCCGCAAAATTGCGTAA
- a CDS encoding glycoside hydrolase family 43 protein yields the protein MRFLTASLLFLSMLHSIHAQKAWIFAYFKEPANQGIYFAISHDGYHFTALYGDQPCIQPEQPGEIMRDVFLTRGPDHKFRMVWTWGWHGNSLGYAESDDLIHWSTQREIPIMRDHPATRNVWAPEIYWDARRRLWLVLWSSSMNGSDSGNRIWSSFTSDFKTFSTPKIFFDPGYVVIDATLFHWKKKYYLVFKDQTPDPLRYQIRFATGPTLEGPWKDIHPPITESWSEGPSVVHPDDNFIVYYDHYRAPVRYEAVQSADWRHWVAINERISLPPHCKHGSFLEISAKEAARLEASLQPR from the coding sequence ATGAGATTTCTGACCGCTTCCCTTCTCTTTCTGTCCATGCTCCATTCCATACATGCACAAAAAGCCTGGATCTTCGCATATTTTAAGGAGCCAGCCAATCAGGGCATCTATTTTGCGATCAGTCACGATGGATACCATTTCACAGCGCTGTATGGTGACCAACCTTGCATTCAACCCGAGCAACCAGGCGAAATCATGCGCGATGTTTTCCTCACGCGCGGTCCGGACCATAAATTCCGAATGGTCTGGACTTGGGGATGGCATGGCAACAGCCTCGGCTATGCTGAATCCGATGATCTGATTCACTGGTCGACACAGCGTGAGATTCCCATTATGCGGGACCATCCCGCGACCCGAAATGTATGGGCTCCGGAAATTTACTGGGACGCAAGGCGCCGGCTATGGCTTGTTCTCTGGTCAAGTTCCATGAACGGTTCCGATTCAGGCAACCGCATCTGGTCTTCTTTTACCAGCGACTTCAAAACTTTTTCTACTCCGAAGATATTCTTCGATCCCGGATATGTCGTGATTGACGCAACCCTCTTCCATTGGAAGAAAAAGTACTACCTTGTCTTCAAAGACCAGACACCGGACCCGCTGCGATACCAGATACGCTTTGCCACCGGACCGACGCTCGAAGGCCCTTGGAAGGACATCCATCCACCGATTACCGAGTCCTGGTCAGAAGGCCCTTCGGTAGTCCATCCAGATGACAACTTCATCGTTTATTACGACCACTATCGAGCACCCGTGCGCTACGAGGCTGTCCAGAGCGCCGACTGGAGACATTGGGTGGCCATCAACGAGCGCATCAGCCTTCCTCCCCACTGCAAGCACGGCAGCTTTCTGGAAATCAGCGCCAAAGAAGCCGCCCGCCTGGAGGCATCCCTGCAACCGCGATAG
- a CDS encoding MGH1-like glycoside hydrolase domain-containing protein has protein sequence MTFRLTHLLFLIALPLHAWQQKNHNAFLLKPEHYHHYVIEFSRQQVVATGHADADPWPWMKVNIPWFDSSAKDFEEMYYFRWFAFEKHIVSTPRGYVITEFLPHVKWGGHFNTIVDAAPFHLYEARWLRDKRIAADDARFWMSADAAPRNYSVALADAVRAVTLATGERRLGTDLLPALIANYREWEATHQDANGLYWSIDTHDAMEHSISGNGYRPTLNSYMYADATAIAALAESAGNSIIAGEFIAKAKALRERIEKYLWNPHDQFYEVLSPASRSGIRKEKKFVDPGTFLQFSGVRELIGYIPWDYNIPAADHAIAWKQLFDPQGFAGKYGPTTAERRSPQFRYPNSDKCQWNGPSWPFATTQTLIGLANLENNQQQSYVTHEDYYRLFESYVLSQHLRLSSGKVVPWVDEDLDADTGEWIARNILAQRHSPEAGRGAYYNHSGFADPLVTGLIGLRLSEDDTIVLHPLLPPKAWSYFAMDGLPWHGHLLTIVYDPTGNHYHLGRGFLLFVDGQKCAERPELGPLEYHLSEKQ, from the coding sequence CTGGCAGCAGAAAAACCATAACGCATTTCTTCTGAAGCCCGAGCATTACCATCACTACGTCATCGAGTTTTCTCGCCAGCAAGTAGTAGCAACCGGCCATGCGGACGCAGATCCCTGGCCCTGGATGAAAGTCAACATCCCCTGGTTCGATTCCTCAGCCAAAGATTTTGAGGAGATGTATTACTTCCGCTGGTTTGCCTTCGAAAAGCACATCGTCTCCACACCACGTGGCTACGTCATCACTGAATTTCTTCCGCACGTAAAATGGGGAGGCCATTTCAACACGATTGTGGATGCCGCGCCATTCCATCTTTATGAAGCGCGATGGCTCCGTGACAAACGAATTGCCGCCGATGATGCCCGCTTCTGGATGTCTGCAGACGCGGCTCCGCGCAACTACAGCGTTGCCTTGGCTGACGCCGTTCGCGCTGTCACGCTTGCCACAGGAGAAAGACGATTGGGCACGGATCTTCTGCCTGCTCTCATAGCAAATTATCGCGAGTGGGAGGCAACACACCAAGACGCAAACGGCCTCTATTGGTCGATCGATACGCACGATGCGATGGAACACAGCATCAGCGGCAATGGTTATCGACCAACGTTGAACAGCTATATGTATGCCGATGCTACTGCCATCGCCGCACTGGCAGAAAGCGCCGGCAACTCCATCATTGCCGGCGAGTTTATTGCAAAAGCCAAGGCACTGCGCGAACGCATCGAGAAGTATCTTTGGAACCCTCATGATCAGTTTTACGAAGTGCTCTCCCCTGCCTCGCGTTCGGGCATCCGCAAAGAGAAAAAATTTGTAGATCCTGGAACATTCCTCCAGTTTTCCGGCGTGCGCGAGCTGATCGGCTATATCCCCTGGGACTACAATATTCCTGCCGCCGACCATGCCATTGCCTGGAAGCAGCTCTTCGATCCGCAAGGATTTGCGGGGAAATATGGCCCCACCACAGCAGAGCGCCGCAGTCCTCAATTTCGTTACCCAAACAGTGACAAATGCCAATGGAACGGACCTTCCTGGCCCTTTGCCACCACCCAGACGCTCATTGGGTTAGCCAACCTCGAAAACAATCAACAGCAGAGCTACGTCACACACGAAGACTATTACCGCCTCTTTGAGAGCTATGTCCTCTCGCAGCACCTGCGTCTGTCCAGTGGCAAAGTTGTCCCTTGGGTGGATGAAGACCTTGATGCAGATACTGGAGAATGGATTGCCCGCAACATTCTTGCGCAGCGCCATAGTCCGGAGGCTGGACGGGGCGCATATTACAACCACTCCGGCTTTGCGGACCCTCTGGTGACCGGATTGATCGGCCTGCGCCTCTCAGAGGACGATACCATTGTGCTTCACCCTCTGCTGCCGCCAAAGGCATGGAGCTACTTTGCCATGGACGGTTTGCCCTGGCACGGACATCTGCTGACCATCGTCTACGATCCAACCGGCAACCATTATCATCTGGGCCGCGGGTTCCTTCTCTTTGTCGATGGGCAGAAGTGTGCTGAGCGTCCGGAACTTGGCCCGCTTGAATATCACTTATCGGAGAAGCAATGA